Genomic window (Deltaproteobacteria bacterium):
ATATCTGCCGTTGCCAACGGCGGCACTTTATTCAGTCCGGTTTACCTGGAGAAAATCACGGGATCGGATGGCCGCATCGTCAAATCTTTTGAAAGTGATCCCAGGAGCAATTTGCCGATTTCTGAATCAAATCTGGGAATGATCAAGAGGGCCCTGGTGGGGGCGGTAAATGATGAAAAGGGTACGGGAAGCCAATGCAAATTGCCTGATGTCCTTGTGGCGGGCAAGACCGGTACAGCGCAGGTGATAGAACAGGATACACACCGACAGGATAAAAATATACAATGGAAACACAGAGACCACGCCTGGTTTATTGCCTATGCACCGGCAGAAAGACCTGAGCTGGCGGTTGCAGTGTTGTGCGAGCATAGCGGACACGGCGGCTCCGTGGCAGCACCCATCGCCCGTGAGATTTTCAAGACGTGGTTTAAAACCCGATCTCCCCTGCCTTTACTGGGACCCCGTAATACTGCCCTCAATATAAACGGAATAGATGATCATGCATGACAGACGATTTCTGGAACATTTTGACTGGTGGCTCTTTCTATCTGTTTTTCTGCTTATGGCCATTGGTTTTGTCAATTTGAACAGCGGCAGTGCAGCCGCTGGATATCCCTTTCAATGGAAACAACTTCAGTGGTATATAGCAGGCACTGTTTTGATGTTGAGTCTGGCAGTCTTTTTTGATTATCGTCTTCTTACAGTCTATTCTGTACACATATATCTGGTTATGGTCTTTATGCTTATACTGGTAGTCTTTATAGGTAAGGCCGCAGGCGGATCCCGGCGATGGCTCTCTCTCGGATTTATGAATATTCAGCCCTCCGAACTGGCCAAACTCGCCACGGTTGTTGTCCTGAGCAGTTATTTTTATCATGATGACAGGCCACAATACAGCCTGAAGGATTTATGGCGGCCTGTCCTTTTGATGCTTGTCCCGGTCTTTCTGATTTATCAGCAGCCGGATTTGGGGACGGCGCTGTTTTTGGTGCTGATTTTTGCTTCTTTGGTGTATATGGCCCGTCTCCACTGGAAGTCCTTCCTGCTGCTGCTGGCCTCGCCTCTTGCCGCTTTTCCCTTTGTATGGGAATTTCTCAAGCCATATCAAAGGGATAGAATAATTGACTTCATTTTTCCAGGGAGAGATCCTCTTGGTGTAGGTTATCACATATTACAATCGAAAATTGCCATTGGCTCAGGACAGATCCTGGGCAAAGGTTACATGAAAGGAAGCCAGGCCCACCTCAACTTTCTCCCCGAGGTCCACACTGATTTTGCCTTTGCTGTCTGGGCTGAGGAATGGGGTTGGATAGGAGCGGTAATCCTTCTGGGGGTATTTTTCCTTATGCTATACCGTGGATTTTTGATAGCGTCGCAATCTAACGAACGTTTCGGGGCCTTTTTGGCCTTTGGGATAACGGCCATGCTTTTCTGGCAGATGGCGATAAATGTAGGTATGGTCATGGGGCTTATGCCAGTGGTAGGCATTCCTCTGCCGCTTGTCAGCTATGGCGGCTCCTCGGTGTTCATTACGCTTATAGGCACAGGATTGTTGCTCAATATAAGATCAAGACGCTTCATGTTTCAGAAAGGGACTGGAACCCGGTAAGGGCTTCAATCAGTTCTGTATTTCTGCCATTGTTTCAAGACGTCTCGCACATACCTTCTGGTTTCAGGAAATGGCGGGATTCCTCCATATCTTTCGACTTTTTCCGGGCCAGCGTTATAAGCTGCCAGGGCAAGGACCAAATTCCCCCTGAATCGTTCAAGCAGCCGGCTGAGGTATCTGGTGCCGGCCCGGATGTTTGCCTTGGGGTCAGAGGGATTTGACACTGCCAGACTTGAAGATGTCTCAGGCATCAGTTGCATGAGCCCAATGGCACCCCTTGGGGAGCGGGCATCCGGAATTCCTCCCGACTCTATTTGTATTATCGCCTTGATCAGGTCAGGGTCCAGACCATGGCGTGCGGCAGCCCTGGATATAATTTTTTCAAATTCTGCGTGATTGCATGAAACACGCGGGGAGGTGCGCCTGGATCGGGTTGCCATGCCATAACGCGGATCAGTGGGTACATTACTGAAGTGCCATACACCGCACTCATCCACAAAGGAATATATACTGCCTGCACTTGTCGCTCCTGAATTGCAGACAACAAAGAGCATGCAAGTCGCAAGCAATTGCATTCCTGGGACTGACCGTCTGAAAAGGGGTGTCACTGCCATCAGATATTATTTCGGCACCTTTTCCCAATCGGCTAAAAATTTTTCAAGGCCTATGTCAGTCAAAGGGTGATGGGCCATCTGCGCTATTACTTTATAGGGAATAGTTGCTATGTCGGCACCTATCTTTGCGGCATCCAGCACATGTATGGGATGCCTGATGCTTGCCACTATGATTTCCGTGTCAAAGGCATAATTATCGAAAATCTGAATTATGTCCTCCACCAGGTTCATGCCTTCATGAGAGATATCATCAAGCCTTCCTATAAAAGGGCTCACATAGCTTGCTCCTGCCTTTGCCGTCAGTAATGCCTGAAGAGGAGAAAACACCAGGGTCATGTTGGTCTTTATACCCTCGCCCGCCAGTTTTTTCGTGGCCCTTAAACCCTCGGTGGTCATAGGAATCTTGACAACGACGTTGGAAGCGATTTCGGCAAGCTTTCCGGCTTCCCTCACCATGCCGTCAGCGTCGGTGCTAATTACCTCGGCACTCACCGGGCCATCAACAATACTGCATATTTCTCTGATCCTGTCTTCAAAGGCGCAATTCTCTTTGGCTATAAGAGAAGGATTTGTGGTCACTCCATCTGCCAGTCCCAGGTCCGCTGCCTTGCGAATTTCGTCCAAATTTGCAGTATCAATGAAAAATTTCATTTTTATAACTCCTTTGAAAAAGCCATGACAAAGCTTCAATCACTTCAAGAAATATCTCAGCAAATGATACG
Coding sequences:
- a CDS encoding rod shape-determining protein RodA, which codes for MHDRRFLEHFDWWLFLSVFLLMAIGFVNLNSGSAAAGYPFQWKQLQWYIAGTVLMLSLAVFFDYRLLTVYSVHIYLVMVFMLILVVFIGKAAGGSRRWLSLGFMNIQPSELAKLATVVVLSSYFYHDDRPQYSLKDLWRPVLLMLVPVFLIYQQPDLGTALFLVLIFASLVYMARLHWKSFLLLLASPLAAFPFVWEFLKPYQRDRIIDFIFPGRDPLGVGYHILQSKIAIGSGQILGKGYMKGSQAHLNFLPEVHTDFAFAVWAEEWGWIGAVILLGVFFLMLYRGFLIASQSNERFGAFLAFGITAMLFWQMAINVGMVMGLMPVVGIPLPLVSYGGSSVFITLIGTGLLLNIRSRRFMFQKGTGTR
- a CDS encoding lytic transglycosylase; the encoded protein is MAVTPLFRRSVPGMQLLATCMLFVVCNSGATSAGSIYSFVDECGVWHFSNVPTDPRYGMATRSRRTSPRVSCNHAEFEKIISRAAARHGLDPDLIKAIIQIESGGIPDARSPRGAIGLMQLMPETSSSLAVSNPSDPKANIRAGTRYLSRLLERFRGNLVLALAAYNAGPEKVERYGGIPPFPETRRYVRDVLKQWQKYRTD
- the fsa gene encoding fructose-6-phosphate aldolase, with product MKFFIDTANLDEIRKAADLGLADGVTTNPSLIAKENCAFEDRIREICSIVDGPVSAEVISTDADGMVREAGKLAEIASNVVVKIPMTTEGLRATKKLAGEGIKTNMTLVFSPLQALLTAKAGASYVSPFIGRLDDISHEGMNLVEDIIQIFDNYAFDTEIIVASIRHPIHVLDAAKIGADIATIPYKVIAQMAHHPLTDIGLEKFLADWEKVPK